The genomic region TATAGTACATAGAATTATCAGTTAAATGTCTTTAAGtgttacattttccttttctgtcaaaAGAAGCAAGCCTATGAAAGGAAGAAAGCTTGCTTGGAAAGGTCTAGCTGGATGGGAAACAAATTCAGGGTTACGGGAGGGTTgccaggtgggggatggggtaactgggtgatgaacattaaggaaggcacttgatgtgatgagccctgggtattgtatgcaactgatgaatcactaaattctacctctgaaactaataatacagtatatgttaactaaattgaatttaaataaaaaatttaaaaagaagaaaagttctaGCTAGGCCCTAGGATAGGGCATGGGCTGTTTGGATTGCATTATTATTCTTCATTCACTCAACTCCAAATTACTGATCAAAACAAACTAGTCAGAATGAATCAATTAGGCCAAGCAATTtgtctaaatatttttagaaaaaatacacaaaaatatttacttccatttgtttacatattctgGCTATGTGTCCCCCCCCATGAgaatatttttgcaattttttaatgcatttttaactAATTCACTCATTTATAGAGCTGAGAGGTAAGATGGATTAGTaatttttgcaaaacaaaaaataaactttccattTGTTGTACCTTCAGGCATTTCATGTCCCttcttcaaaattaatttaatgttGTTTTTAATTCACAAATAGCCAACTAAGCATGTATTTCTTATTCGATAGTGACtgagagaattttaaatgttacttttcaCTTTAAATTGTTCAGAAGAAAGTTGATTAGAAGTAtatgtttctggggcacctggctggctcagtcattaagcttctgccttcagctcaggtcatgatcccagggtcctgggattgaggcccgcatcaggctcccttctctgtgggaagcctgcttctccctctcccactagccctgtttgtgttctctctctcactgtgtctctctctgtcaaataaataaataaaatcttcaaaaaaaaagtatatgtttcTAATCTTCATCCATGTATTAAGCAAGTACGTGATATATAAAGTCATTTGTATATTAAGGCAAATATAGAAGAAAAGCGCCGTGCTATGTAATGAATTTGACTAGTTGGTTAgtgattttgctttttactttttaagtcaGTTTTAAACCAATGAAGTCCACTTTACCTATATTCCATCAGAGATGCTTCATTTACTGATTGCATATGACCTTCACATTTAAGTGGAAGAAATGTTGGCATTTTAGTTGTTGAATATCTGTGAAAGTGAATtacactctttttattttattctaaattataaaacaatgaggaaattttaaaaatagggtatCTAACTTAATAACATGTTAATCAAAGGCCATATTTAGACTTATTAAGTATAATaatgctaaattattttttctattctcttaattcaaaaaataattctttttaaagataccaCTGGttgaggggtgccttggtggctcagttggttaagcgactgcctttagctcagttcatgatcttggagtcccaggatcaagtcccacatgggggtcgctgctcagcagggagtctgcttctccctctgatcctccccctctcatgctctctctctctctctcattctctctctcaagtaaataaataaaatctttaaaaaaaaaataaagatgccacTGGTTGAAAAGCtttaaaacacaagaaatattCATTTCCATAAActtgtgagatatatatatatatatatattccacacaGCAACCAGAAAACCTTTCAAAAACGTAAGTTGTGTCATATCACCCTCCTTATAATACTTACATTTTactaagaataaatatttactccTAACACAGGCATCTCAGCCCTGCATGGTCTGGCTGCTGAGTGAAATTTAAATGAAGCAATATTTCAACAGATTTGTTGCAAAACAGGGCTATATGTAAAGGGTTCAAAAATTGGTCTCAACCACAAAGTAGATGCAGTCTTATTTCCTTGTAAACTACAAAATTAAGACAGATGTGAAATGTTACATCCAAAAACCCTTATCTGAAGTTCTCTACTtgagttaaaaatttaaatgtttctctatATGAAGATGTTTTAGATCCTTCAGATTGGAATAAGATTTTTCATCTTACAGTTATAATTTCAAGCAACTAATTTCAGATAGTCTATGATTTTAGAAAACCAAGATTTCTCAGGGAGCAAGGAAATAGTCACTCAATAAAGGGAGTTGTTTTCACACATTGAAGCCATCATttgtctttggggcaaatacgTTTCCTATTGAGTTTGCAGCTGGATTTATGTGTCCTTTATGAATAGCAAGAGAAACTTTGGCTGTCCAAGGTCTTATTTATGGTCTCACTTCATATTCAGAAGTCAGTTATAGTAGATTAACAATTAACTTTTGTGTCCCATTAAGACACTTCATGTCCTCTGTTTTGCAATAGCTCTCCTTAAAGCTCCTTTCACATCCTGGTTCCTTAGGCTGTAGATCAAGGGGTTGAGCATGGGTGTGATCACAGTGTAGAACACCGCAATGATCTTGCCCCCAGCCCTGGAGGACTTTGACTGGGGTCTCATGTACATGAAAATGGCAGTTCCATAGAATAAGACCACCACTGTCAGGTGGGAGGCACAGGTGGACAGTGCTTTATGCCTCCCGGAGGCTGACCGTATCCTGAGAACTGATAGAAGGATTCGGGCATAGGAAACAACAATGAGGAGAAAAGGGATGAAGACAATGATGATACTGAAGATAAAAACAACCAGCTCAGTAAATGAGGTGTCAGTGCAAGCCAACCTCAAGATGGAAGGGACCTCACAAAAAAAGTGATTCAAGACATTGGGCCCACAGTAGGGCAAACTCAAGGTGAGGACATTGATAACCATGGAACTCAGGAAGCTACTGGACCAAGAAATGGCTGCCAATTGGACACAGATGCTTTGGTTCATAATGATAGTATAATGGAGAGGATGGCAAATGGCTACATATCTGTCATAAGCCATGACCCCAAGAAGAACACACTCAATCAttccaaaggagagggagaagtacaTCTGAGTAGCACAGCTAGAGAACGGGATGGTCTTTTTTCCCATCATGTTGGACAGCATTTGTGGGATATTAGTGGATGTGTAGCAGATATCCAGAAAGGATAAATTagtgaggaagaagtacatgggcaTTTGGAGGCGAGGTTCTATCTGGATAATAGTGATAATTATAATATTCCCCACCactgttaataaataaaagaacaagaacataataaaaagaatgagctGCATCTTTGGCTGAGACGAGAGCCCCAGGAATACAAATTCAGTCACGGTGaagtttgtttttaacatattcatttttcagccaccttcctccctctcacaGAACGATCCACCTGAAGACAAACATCAAATGTCCTATATCGATAGCACAGTGTTGGAAACTCAAGACacaaataagaaagcaaagagaagtcTTGATCTGAAATTACATCCTGAGTATCTGAGTTGTattataaatggaaaatttttcttctacttttggaGGGCATATTCTCTTGATGAGATTGAGAATTTCACATTCAATTGCTGATTGAGTTAAGCAGATATTCTTGACTTTTCTCCAAGGGTATGCTCTTTTGGCTGTTAATAATCTGTCCAAacctattcattcttcattcttcaaagcttTACTCATGGCTCACCCTCTTTAAAAAGATCCAATTCTGTCTTTGCTCCACACCTAATAACAGAGCAGCATATGATGTAAAACTTAAGTAAAAAACAGTGAAGGGCATTACTTCATGTACTAACCTAAAAGTAAAGGCAGGAACAGTAGGCTGTGTTTCTTCTGTATCACTCTGATGCAAACTTCTCATGCTTGGACACCCTGATATCCTAAAGAACAAAGACTGCACACACTACCAACAAAACCAGTCATGGGTCACACTAATGGCCAGTTCTACCAGCTTCACCGTTTTCATACTGTGGGGTCTTGGGTAGTTTCATCATCCATAGAATGGGAATAGTTGATAGAATAATGGGAATAAATTTTTTGCAGATTACATTAAATAATGTGAATAAAGAATTTAAGACAATGTCTACATgaggaaataatccaaaaataacacctattatttatatttctactaaTGTACAGTGATACTACATTTATCTATAATTCATTTCTCTAATAAAAATTGTTTcagagaaatattaataaaaaggaTCCAGACAAGTTAAGGTTACCAGGTCTATTCATTGAGAACTCCTTGGCCCTGACCCTGTGCCTACTTACCCTAAATTTACTTATGTGCTGAGTTACCACGTTCAGTTAACTGACTTGCAGCCATGAGCAGATTAAAAGTAGTGACTTAAGACAGATATGGGGTAAGGAAGAGTCCTAGAGGTAGGCACTATTACAGCAGCCCAAAGAAACTGACAATCATTCGCCCATTTCTTCgtcctttttgtgtcttctttctttttcattctttctttcaaaaacatcTTTATGATAATCTAGTATGTACCAGACGCTGGGTATACACTGGCAAACACGACAGACATTTTCAACAGTCTCAGAGCTTACAGTCCAGGGGAAAGTTGTGATGAAGAAAACAGCCCCATCCCTGAGAGCATGGGGAAGCTTATCAGGAAGACATTTAAGAACCAAGTAGTTGTGGGTCATGAAAAAGACTACTTTAGGCAACACATCCTTTCTCAAATAATATCAATTTGCATGTAATATCTTTTAAAGGGCTTTTaaaagtggctcagtcagttaagcatctgccttcagctcaggtcatgatcccagggccctgggatggagacccCTGTCGAGCCCCCTATTATGTCCCCCTGTcgagccctctgttgggctccctgctcagtgcggagtctgattctccttctccctctgcccctgccccccacttacactctctctctctcgaataaataaataaaatctttaaaagaataaaaaataaaggactgtCTTACATTTTGAGTTAAATCAGGGCTTTTCAAATCAAATTATTCAGTGAACTGATAAAACTAAATTATCTAAAAACTGAAGTCCAGGGATAAAGGAGGGATGGGcctggaaggaagagggagaggttaGGTCACAGTCCTGTTTTCACCAGGAGCAGCAGGAAAGGGAGTGAGCAAGGAGGTTATAGAGCTCCCTTTCAGGCCCTTCAATCAGCACTAACCAAGTTCTCCTGCAAATAAGAAATGTTTTGGTGATTTTAGGAGTGATTATAATGACAACAAATGACAACCACAATCAGTTTCTCAGTTGACAAGATGGCAGTTCTCTGTTCTCTGCTGGGTCTTGGGTGAGTTTCTAGACTTTTTTAACCCTCTTGTAACTCCTAGATTAAGTGGGAACTATATTAGTACCTAACTCAtaagattattttaatgattacatTAGAAAGTCCATCTAGCAGTTTTAGGATAGTATCTGACACATagtgagaactttaaaaattgtagTTCACAATATTATATAAACCTCAGGTTTATCCAATTTACTATAAATAAACTTGTGTTAGAGTGGAAGGACCACAAGACATAATTATATTGGAAGTTACTTGATGCATCACTCTAGAAACATTTAGAGCCTACACAACAAACTCACACAATCCCTACGTGTGTCATAATACCAAAATCTGTGATGTCTTTTCATTGACTATCAGTTTGTCAGTCAACGaaatttattgttaaaaattaatttaaggactaactaagaattttaaaaattaagaagccTAAAGATAGCATCATAATCCTGCTTCCTACCTAGTTAAGGAAGACCACTGGGAAAAGCTACCAGGTAGACTTTTCCTGTGAATCCATTACTGAGTTTTGAaaattttcctagaaaaataacgatcattttttttataaaagcaccACTTACAGTGTTTACAAATTGCATTGTAGATGATAATTTACCATGTAGTGTGGATTAGTTTCACAAAACCTTTTAAACAAGTAAGGTGGATTTGGTTTTGATGTAGcatgaaggagaaggaggaaaatataaaagcaggggctcctgggagaCCTTCCTCTGAAAGGGGGTCAACTCTGCACACTGACAAGAATGCCATGATGGTAAATATCATAACACAGGTTAACAAATTGTGATGTGCAGGACAGGCAATTAGaccacccctccaccccacctaCAAAATAAGCTTTCtctatgggaaagaaaaaaaatcaccaaaacagAGAATGATATTAATTgctgcattttataattttctaatacATGACATTTTTATGTGCTTTGCTCATATTAAGTTGCATCTTTACAGCTCCAAAGcatatttatatccattttaaacatgagaaaattgaagctcagagaagctgtACGGCTTTTCAGAGTATTTAGTAGAGCCATAATTTATACTTCAGTCTGCCTAATTCTAAAGTCTTTTATTGAAATAACTAgtagttttattttactatttgttttacATCTCAGTAGACAATTGCAATCATAAGCACAGCAGATAAAACATACCCTAAGGCCATAAGCAATGTGTAGAAATAATACCTGTACACCTCACCACATACTCATGTACACAAAACCCCATAAAAGACAGTAGATGTGATATCCATGTGCAAAAAATATAATTccatggagataaaaataaatccctttttatGGTAACCACAAATGAGATAGTGTTGTAATCTAACTCAGCCTTTttatagacaaaaaataaagataatgaataCATACATAGTGCAATCCTTAAGTCATCCTAGTTTTCTTGCTTTAGGACTTTAGGCTGAACTTTAGATTCTTGAGGGAGAATGTCCCAGATCAGTAATTAAAACTTAATTACTTATTCTGAGGGATTCCTGGTTAAGGCATTTGTTGGTTGCTCTCCTTCTCCCGGCCCTGCATATGAAGCTGTACCATGGTGAAAGTGACCCTTCCAAGTGACCAGGATGTCCTCATCCTTCAGAATTGCCTAATACTGGTAATCATGAATACGAGTGCATTCATCACAAGAGCAAAACCTGAAATGCAGGGTTCAGAGACCAAACACGGTGTCATTTCCTGGAATCTACCGGAACTTAGAGATGATAATGTTGCTAGTGTACTCTCAACTATCCACATAGCAAATTTGAACCCTACATTCCCCTCTCCCTGATCGTAGCAAACTCTGGAACCATCTACTATCACATAGCAACAAAACACAAACTTTATAAGGACACAGTAGGGCCAGCCTGGGAACTTCCTAGATGTGACCTCAAACATACCATTTCACTTTCATGAGCCTCAGCTTATTCATCTTTAAAACGGACATAAAAATATCTAAACCACTACATTGTTCCCTTGTTATGGAactaaagagaagaaatgaagaaaaagaggaataaaacaaggaagggagaaagggaggaaagtaAAAAGTTAACATTAATTAAGTCTTTCCAATGTACAAAGAGCCAGCTAAGTCAAATCACACCTCCACATAATGATCGCTTAATCTGGTAATTCTCAAATCCTGAATGATTGTactttgtttggttttaatatCAATGCCCAGACTTACCCTTAATCAATTAAATCATAATCCTTGATGATAGGACTCAGGTAGgcctatttttaaaagctctccagcTGAGCCCTTAAAGCctgattttccaatatttttactggaaaaaaaaaaagatacacttgCGGATCTACACAAAATAAAGCCCAAAATATTCAACCTCTTAGGGAGTTCCatatttttacttccatttttttccctactgTATTCCAACTTTTAAGACCTGTTGGGTGAAAGCAATCTAAAAAGTACTACACCTAAGACTCTTTTGAATGTCCAGTTCTACTTTGTTTTGATAAAGCTGGACACTCCCAGATTATATCCCTATCAGGTGTCATCCCCTCAGAATGCATTGACTCTGGAATTGCAATTGAAGTTACTCAGTACtcgaagaaaaaaacaacacatggAATATATCTGTTAccctatattttctcatttgagcCTCACAACTCTGGGAAACAGAGGATACCACTAGACCGAAATCCAGAAGGAGCAATCATTTTCCTAGGTTTCCATAATTCATAAGTGATACAAAAAGCACTCAGTTTTCTCACATTAATACATACATTGTCTAGGGCCATGGTCAGCACAAGGACCTATTAAAAATTCTGGAGGCCCTActacccaacaattgcactactaggaatttatcccaaagatacaaatgtaatgatccaaaggggcatatgcaccccaatactTATAGCAGCAaagcccacaatagccaaagtatggaaagagccaagatgtccattgacagatgaatagataaagaagatatggaatattactcagtcatcagaaaggatgaatacttatcATTTACatagatgtggatggaactggagggtattatgctgagcaaaataagtcagtcagagaaagactattatcatatcgtttcactcatatatggaatataagaaagagtgcagaggaccataggggaagggagagaaaactgaataggaagtaatcagagagggagaaaaaccatgagagactcttaactgttggaaacaaactgggggttgctggagaggaggtgggtgaggggatggggtacttgggtgatgggcattaaggaaggcatatgatgtgatgagcactgggtattatacacaactggtgaattactgaactctacatctgaaactaatgatgtactataagttggctacttgaatttaaattaaaaaataaaaataaaaaaattctggaggTTTTTTGAAGCAATATGGGATCCTATTGATTATGTGATGACATAATCATCATATAGAAAATCATATTGAATCACATAGAAATCatatagaaatcataaaaatgataTAGAAGAAAATCATATAGAAATCACATAGAATCATATAGAAATCATATAGAAAATAATCATACAGAAATcatatagaaaacctaaaagactccatcAAACCTTGTTAGAACTAATAAGAAAAATTTCAGTAAAGCTCCAGgataaaaaatcagttgcatcCCTATACACTGACAGTTAGCTTATCTGAAagggaaattgagaaaacaatcccatttaccatagcatcaaaacaaataagatatttaggaataaatttaaccaaggaggtgaaagatttgtacattaaaaactaaaagatattgatgaaagaactaaaatctaaccaagtcaaaatcaaaaaggctattaatgaggtgcaatcaaaataagaggcactaactgctaggatagaggaggcagaagagagaattagtgatatagaagacaaatgatggaaaataaagaagctgagaaaaagagagataaacaactactggatcacgagggcagaaatcgagagataagcaataacATAAggtgaaac from Zalophus californianus isolate mZalCal1 chromosome 11, mZalCal1.pri.v2, whole genome shotgun sequence harbors:
- the LOC113913774 gene encoding olfactory receptor 2G3-like translates to MNMLKTNFTVTEFVFLGLSSQPKMQLILFIMFLFFYLLTVVGNIIIITIIQIEPRLQMPMYFFLTNLSFLDICYTSTNIPQMLSNMMGKKTIPFSSCATQMYFSLSFGMIECVLLGVMAYDRYVAICHPLHYTIIMNQSICVQLAAISWSSSFLSSMVINVLTLSLPYCGPNVLNHFFCEVPSILRLACTDTSFTELVVFIFSIIIVFIPFLLIVVSYARILLSVLRIRSASGRHKALSTCASHLTVVVLFYGTAIFMYMRPQSKSSRAGGKIIAVFYTVITPMLNPLIYSLRNQDVKGALRRAIAKQRT